One region of Bdellovibrionota bacterium genomic DNA includes:
- a CDS encoding CRTAC1 family protein: MKDWKYKKRTMLMETALLLVLACSERLTIPGRSNPESQWAGRCHFSDATEKAGLRFVHTWGSPRMRNMVDSVGSGVGFFDYDGDGQMDIFLAQSGGGESRLYRNEGNWTFTDVTEKAGLKIAGYGMGVAAADYDNDGHQDFFVTSYGRNILFHNSGNGTFTDVTEKAGLEVVNAFSTQAAWADIDNDGHLDLYVTHYIDYRPEMKHVHAGALSKREGFSFFPGPRDYDAVTDTLYRNNGNGTFENITENAGLSPGGKGLGVAFSDLDNDGDQDIFVANDRTPKFLYENDGKGRFREHAFRSGVAVSEDGEATAGMAVAVDDFDGDGLLDLVMTNMIFEFNSLFRNEGGMRFRDIARASHFAEDSYRFVGFGVASLDIDNDGWRDILVNNGHMVDYIDAFSQSMTSKQERQVYLNRGGGQFSDVTRDCGDVYAVRKLGRGLAYADVDDDGKMDLLAADAGERPALYHNATKNSGHWLRIRVSGRKSNRDGIGAKIFVTVGDRTQIQEVRAQSSYLATNDPRNLFGLGENDGADAIELRWPSGRIDRIGPTKADQTILIEEGVELKETAP, from the coding sequence ATGAAAGATTGGAAATACAAGAAAAGGACAATGCTCATGGAGACGGCGCTTCTCCTCGTCCTGGCTTGCTCGGAGCGGCTCACGATTCCGGGCCGTTCGAATCCGGAAAGCCAATGGGCGGGACGATGTCATTTCAGCGATGCCACCGAAAAAGCGGGCCTGAGGTTTGTTCACACGTGGGGAAGCCCGCGGATGAGAAACATGGTCGACTCTGTCGGATCTGGAGTCGGCTTTTTCGACTACGACGGGGATGGCCAAATGGATATCTTTCTCGCGCAGAGCGGGGGCGGGGAGAGCAGGCTCTACCGGAACGAAGGGAATTGGACGTTCACCGATGTCACCGAAAAGGCCGGCCTCAAGATCGCGGGGTACGGCATGGGGGTGGCCGCGGCCGACTATGACAACGACGGCCATCAGGATTTTTTCGTCACCTCCTACGGCCGGAACATTCTTTTTCATAACAGCGGCAATGGCACGTTCACCGACGTGACCGAGAAGGCGGGACTCGAAGTCGTCAATGCGTTCAGCACGCAGGCCGCCTGGGCCGATATCGATAATGACGGGCACCTCGATCTTTACGTTACGCACTATATTGATTACCGCCCCGAGATGAAACATGTTCATGCCGGGGCGCTGTCCAAACGGGAAGGATTCAGTTTCTTCCCCGGCCCGCGCGACTACGACGCGGTTACAGACACGCTCTACCGAAACAACGGGAACGGAACGTTCGAGAATATTACGGAGAACGCGGGTCTTTCACCCGGCGGCAAGGGGTTAGGGGTGGCGTTCTCCGATCTCGACAACGACGGGGATCAAGACATTTTCGTTGCGAATGACCGGACACCGAAGTTCTTGTATGAGAACGACGGGAAAGGCCGTTTTCGCGAGCATGCGTTTCGGAGCGGCGTGGCCGTAAGTGAAGACGGCGAAGCGACGGCGGGAATGGCGGTCGCCGTGGACGATTTCGACGGCGACGGCCTCCTCGACCTTGTAATGACCAATATGATCTTCGAGTTCAACTCCTTGTTTCGCAACGAGGGGGGCATGCGTTTCCGGGATATCGCTCGCGCGAGTCATTTCGCCGAGGATTCGTACCGCTTTGTGGGGTTTGGCGTCGCGTCGCTCGACATCGACAACGACGGATGGCGGGACATTTTGGTCAACAACGGGCACATGGTCGACTACATCGACGCGTTTTCTCAAAGTATGACGTCCAAGCAGGAACGCCAGGTTTATCTCAACCGGGGGGGCGGACAGTTCTCCGATGTCACTCGTGATTGCGGCGATGTGTACGCCGTTCGCAAGCTCGGCCGGGGCCTGGCTTACGCGGATGTCGACGACGACGGGAAAATGGATCTTCTCGCGGCCGACGCCGGTGAACGGCCCGCCCTCTACCACAACGCGACCAAGAACTCGGGACATTGGTTGCGGATTCGCGTTTCCGGGCGCAAAAGCAACCGGGACGGAATCGGCGCGAAGATTTTCGTGACTGTGGGCGACCGCACACAAATCCAGGAGGTTCGAGCGCAGTCGAGCTATCTCGCCACGAACGATCCGCGAAACCTCTTCGGCCTGGGAGAAAACGACGGCGCGGATGCCATTGAACTTCGTTGGCCGAGCGGCCGGATCGATCGCATCGGCCCTACGAAAGCCGATCAGACGATCTTGATTGAGGAAGGGGTCGAACTAAAAGAGACGGCTCCATGA
- a CDS encoding ATP-binding protein — protein MSVTIENAWWFYGGLWQDPDLKKVKSSWLQYVPRPIDPGECTSQGVITLRGPRRAGKTVALKLLVAELVTKRGWRGRDIVWTSFDTFRTLSQVEEHLVDLQARHQPKLIVVDEATSVVGWQRVIKKLRDDGTLAAATIILTGSSAFDLKSGVERMAGRRGNVLFPDRTLLPMSFSDFQVQLAANDLGPALLKQAQLFLDVGGFPFRVDEYIKSVKAESPWDSLNGFQVFDDVVFYEIGRRKLDRTIALEVFSRLSQVEANAVSMEGFSKPMTVSRDTAKKYIDALGDAFLLATISSFDTSRNRVAPKKDRKLFWVDPALGFLAAWLGQGDAASEAAKAEWAVGAELLRRYEKRIWEGLSAPRNVFTWKSSGGNEIDYLVLNRTEKIVLPVEVKYRQSISDWDFQVMERAFKKGLLVTKDFSKKRPLARALPLHEFLAMSDVDRDS, from the coding sequence GTGAGCGTAACTATCGAAAATGCTTGGTGGTTTTATGGGGGACTTTGGCAGGATCCAGACCTTAAGAAGGTGAAATCGTCCTGGCTTCAGTATGTGCCACGCCCCATTGATCCAGGGGAATGCACCAGTCAAGGGGTCATCACGTTACGGGGGCCGCGCCGCGCCGGGAAAACGGTCGCTCTTAAACTTCTCGTCGCAGAGCTGGTTACCAAGCGAGGCTGGCGGGGAAGGGACATTGTATGGACCAGCTTCGATACGTTTCGCACACTCTCGCAAGTCGAGGAGCATCTGGTGGATCTTCAGGCCCGGCATCAACCGAAGTTGATCGTCGTCGATGAAGCGACATCCGTAGTGGGCTGGCAACGCGTGATCAAGAAGCTTCGCGATGATGGAACCCTGGCCGCCGCAACGATCATTCTTACCGGGAGTTCGGCTTTCGATTTGAAATCCGGGGTGGAACGGATGGCCGGTCGCCGTGGGAACGTCCTTTTTCCGGATCGCACGCTGCTGCCGATGTCTTTTTCTGATTTTCAGGTTCAGTTGGCGGCGAACGATCTGGGTCCGGCTCTACTGAAGCAGGCTCAGCTGTTTCTCGACGTGGGCGGTTTCCCTTTCCGTGTGGATGAGTACATCAAATCGGTGAAAGCGGAGAGTCCTTGGGATTCCCTGAACGGCTTCCAAGTTTTTGACGACGTGGTGTTCTATGAAATCGGCCGTCGCAAACTCGACCGAACGATCGCGTTGGAGGTGTTCTCCCGTCTTTCCCAGGTTGAGGCGAACGCCGTTAGCATGGAGGGCTTCAGCAAGCCGATGACCGTTTCGCGAGACACTGCGAAGAAATACATTGACGCGTTGGGCGATGCGTTTCTTCTCGCCACGATTTCCTCGTTCGATACTTCCCGAAATCGTGTGGCGCCCAAGAAGGATAGAAAGCTGTTTTGGGTGGATCCCGCTCTTGGGTTTTTGGCCGCGTGGCTTGGACAGGGGGATGCGGCGTCCGAAGCCGCCAAAGCTGAGTGGGCCGTGGGTGCTGAATTATTGCGAAGATATGAAAAACGCATTTGGGAGGGACTTTCCGCTCCTCGAAACGTGTTCACCTGGAAAAGCTCGGGCGGCAACGAAATTGATTATCTCGTTCTAAACAGGACCGAAAAAATCGTACTCCCTGTGGAAGTGAAATATCGGCAATCCATCTCGGACTGGGATTTCCAAGTGATGGAACGGGCGTTCAAAAAAGGGCTCCTGGTAACAAAGGACTTCTCGAAAAAGAGGCCGCTGGCCAGGGCGCTTCCTTTGCACGAGTTCCTGGCAATGAGCGACGTGGATCGCGATTCTTAG
- a CDS encoding PilZ domain-containing protein, with product MGSQKYNALLLHRENESLPFRKKLIRVLDALRCSTKSVTRWSKAREDLEGNVSRYQFVVLDPAVKGYDSQTLQDIWAAMGRRQRPMLVLLNPACGQAVPDPKEEPSNLSAVIREDNSLYEIAFILNRILFRQNMGQREFPRAYTQFNVEFARSSEPNARTGQALNLSVGGFFLHTEVLNPERTFLHLNLMLPDGYSPIECSGKVAYTHFPDSSQIDLFPPGMGIQFKGINDVDQSRIGKFVCDRLLRIDQKAFEGKEI from the coding sequence ATGGGCTCTCAAAAATACAACGCATTGCTTCTCCATCGCGAAAACGAAAGTCTGCCTTTTCGGAAAAAATTAATACGTGTGTTGGATGCCTTGCGGTGCTCGACCAAGAGTGTCACCCGGTGGAGCAAAGCCAGGGAAGATTTGGAAGGGAACGTTTCTCGATACCAATTCGTTGTATTGGATCCCGCGGTCAAAGGCTACGACAGTCAAACACTGCAAGACATATGGGCGGCGATGGGCCGCCGACAAAGGCCTATGCTGGTCCTTTTGAATCCTGCTTGCGGGCAGGCGGTCCCGGATCCGAAGGAAGAACCTTCGAATTTAAGCGCCGTGATTCGGGAGGATAATTCGTTGTATGAAATCGCGTTCATCCTTAACCGGATCTTGTTTCGACAGAACATGGGCCAACGGGAATTCCCGCGGGCGTACACGCAATTTAATGTGGAGTTCGCTCGTTCATCCGAACCTAACGCGAGGACCGGTCAGGCGTTGAATTTAAGCGTGGGGGGATTTTTTCTTCATACCGAGGTCTTAAACCCGGAACGGACGTTTCTTCATCTAAACCTAATGCTTCCGGATGGCTATAGTCCGATCGAGTGTTCCGGCAAAGTGGCATACACCCACTTCCCCGATTCTTCTCAGATCGATTTATTTCCTCCGGGGATGGGAATTCAATTCAAGGGGATCAACGACGTGGATCAAAGTCGAATTGGGAAGTTTGTGTGCGATCGGCTCCTCCGGATCGATCAGAAAGCGTTCGAAGGAAAAGAGATATGA
- a CDS encoding FG-GAP-like repeat-containing protein, whose protein sequence is MTVSKTAGMKLLLAGGVGVAALTIAVKLFNRPPEALRIPEKSSLSETEKSRIQKLWAFYREAQKAQQAGESERAIDLFEKVVSLDPQHENAFFALAELYSGEGKYDLALSALDRIRETDTRNARVFFQLGVLRSTPEPGAPLDLERALSDFETGFRYNPEDSGPFVRLARLHIQRGEWEDAQAAAAIAEKRNPNGFEASHLLGLLSLARGDVNSARRSFAKALTRCRGEKPIRNVLSEGDTLSTGKEFDLLDSRTIRDLFALNRLGRPPGNPDVVSDWMFLKGPFLPPAAQLFSVRKISAAGSRGTWVDVHGDSKIDLVIGGSPASVYTNKGGGEWSHPKPLSPRGGDPVRPAFAIVPGDVDGDGHADLYVVGAGWNGTAADRLLLSRNGEFEDGTQVWGIAGARATATAKLVDVNADGRADLVLGLTRPEQGSTLAVWINTGRRFSRLPSSQLPSWTAPVVGIASADLHGDGTTELFVSFWKQHGHLLTYKTGRGFVDLTESAGLQNAPTGLSSAFLDFDRDGRIDLFVSAYGKNEELLRSRFTGNAGTSPVHMALFRQVAHGRFVNANQFLPDIGADVMEAAAGDFNGDGYPDLYLACGGMEIDHFEPDLLLMNEKGGSFRARLPSPLDNALPWKSTGVAAEDIDGDGKTDLYVAKAGILAGDRWPGLVLATRRNTN, encoded by the coding sequence ATGACCGTCTCCAAGACCGCCGGAATGAAACTTCTTTTGGCCGGAGGCGTTGGCGTCGCCGCGCTTACGATAGCGGTGAAGCTCTTCAATCGACCTCCTGAGGCGCTCCGTATTCCCGAAAAATCCTCCTTGTCGGAAACGGAGAAATCAAGAATCCAGAAGCTTTGGGCGTTCTATCGCGAGGCACAGAAGGCACAGCAGGCAGGCGAATCCGAACGAGCGATCGATCTCTTTGAAAAGGTTGTCTCGCTCGACCCTCAACATGAAAACGCTTTTTTTGCCCTCGCAGAACTTTATTCCGGAGAAGGGAAATACGATCTCGCCCTTTCCGCCTTGGACCGGATTCGTGAAACGGACACGCGCAACGCTCGCGTCTTTTTTCAACTGGGCGTTCTTCGGTCGACACCGGAACCCGGCGCCCCCCTGGATCTTGAGCGTGCCCTCTCCGATTTCGAGACCGGATTTCGTTACAACCCCGAGGATTCCGGACCCTTTGTACGCCTGGCCCGTCTCCATATTCAACGAGGGGAGTGGGAAGACGCCCAAGCCGCCGCCGCCATCGCGGAGAAGCGGAATCCGAACGGCTTCGAGGCCAGTCACCTGCTTGGACTGCTCTCGCTTGCCCGGGGCGATGTCAATTCGGCCCGGCGTTCCTTCGCGAAAGCGCTCACCCGATGCCGTGGAGAAAAACCGATTCGGAATGTGTTAAGCGAGGGGGACACACTGTCGACGGGAAAAGAATTCGATCTTCTCGATTCACGGACCATTCGAGATCTTTTCGCCTTAAATCGCCTCGGCCGGCCGCCGGGAAATCCGGACGTCGTTTCCGATTGGATGTTCTTGAAAGGCCCGTTTCTTCCGCCGGCGGCTCAACTCTTTTCCGTCCGAAAGATTTCCGCCGCCGGATCGCGTGGAACTTGGGTGGATGTACACGGTGACTCAAAAATCGATCTTGTGATCGGAGGATCCCCGGCCTCTGTCTATACGAATAAAGGCGGGGGCGAATGGTCACATCCCAAACCGCTGTCGCCGAGGGGAGGCGATCCCGTTCGTCCCGCGTTCGCCATCGTTCCCGGGGATGTGGACGGTGACGGACACGCGGATTTATACGTGGTGGGAGCCGGATGGAACGGTACAGCCGCCGACCGGCTCCTTCTTTCACGTAACGGTGAATTTGAAGATGGAACCCAAGTGTGGGGAATCGCCGGCGCACGCGCCACGGCGACGGCAAAACTCGTGGATGTCAATGCCGACGGGCGCGCCGACTTGGTTCTGGGCCTGACTCGGCCGGAACAAGGTTCCACGCTGGCCGTTTGGATCAACACGGGCCGTCGTTTTTCGCGGCTTCCGTCCTCCCAACTTCCTTCGTGGACGGCTCCGGTGGTCGGGATCGCGTCGGCGGATCTGCACGGCGACGGAACTACCGAACTGTTCGTCTCGTTTTGGAAACAACATGGACACCTCCTTACGTACAAAACCGGCCGCGGGTTCGTCGATCTTACGGAATCCGCCGGCCTTCAAAACGCACCCACCGGACTTTCATCCGCTTTTCTCGATTTCGACCGGGACGGCCGTATCGATCTTTTCGTATCCGCATATGGGAAAAACGAGGAACTACTCCGTTCCCGATTCACGGGAAACGCGGGAACTTCACCCGTTCACATGGCGCTTTTCCGTCAGGTTGCACACGGAAGGTTTGTAAACGCGAACCAATTTTTGCCGGATATCGGGGCGGACGTTATGGAAGCCGCGGCAGGCGACTTCAACGGGGATGGATATCCCGATCTCTATCTCGCCTGCGGCGGGATGGAAATAGACCATTTCGAACCCGATCTTCTCCTGATGAATGAAAAAGGGGGATCGTTCAGAGCACGGCTTCCCTCACCGCTGGACAATGCACTCCCGTGGAAGAGCACGGGTGTCGCGGCTGAGGACATCGACGGCGACGGGAAAACGGATCTTTACGTGGCCAAGGCGGGCATTCTTGCGGGCGATCGGTGGCCGGGACTCGTTCTGGCCACACGGAGGAATACAAACTGA
- a CDS encoding response regulator: protein MNRGLEGLIRKCLQERQKTLTEFSRELGVTRVTVYNLFLGKYSRKLLERVSKCLSIPLHVLLSAKNGTATDDFKKRLALAYHAASPKVRSIVRALLNLEHEIPASDKKPVVIVVDDLQDNVDLLLRCFRKDFEVLEFTDPEAAFEAAKRTDVAAIVTDQRMPKMTGTRLLAKIQSLGRPVATMIVSAYSDNQALMEAINEAKVDAFIMKPFRPQAVHERLHSILATRPAQDPIVH from the coding sequence ATGAACAGAGGCCTCGAAGGTTTAATCCGCAAGTGCCTGCAAGAGAGGCAAAAGACATTGACGGAGTTTTCCCGCGAATTGGGGGTGACGCGTGTCACGGTCTACAACCTTTTCCTGGGGAAATACAGCCGGAAGCTTCTGGAAAGAGTCTCGAAATGCTTATCCATTCCTCTCCATGTTCTTCTTTCGGCGAAAAACGGGACCGCCACTGACGATTTCAAGAAACGGCTCGCGTTGGCCTATCATGCGGCGAGTCCCAAGGTACGGTCCATCGTGCGCGCTTTGCTGAACCTCGAACATGAAATCCCGGCATCAGATAAGAAACCGGTCGTGATTGTTGTGGACGACCTGCAAGACAACGTGGACCTCCTCCTGCGCTGTTTTCGAAAGGATTTTGAAGTTCTTGAATTCACGGATCCCGAAGCGGCCTTTGAGGCGGCCAAACGAACGGATGTCGCCGCGATCGTGACCGATCAGAGAATGCCGAAAATGACGGGAACGCGTTTACTCGCGAAAATTCAGTCGTTGGGGCGGCCTGTCGCCACCATGATCGTTTCCGCTTATTCCGACAATCAGGCGCTCATGGAGGCGATTAACGAAGCTAAAGTCGATGCCTTTATCATGAAACCATTCCGGCCGCAGGCCGTACATGAACGTTTGCATTCCATATTGGCGACGCGGCCGGCACAGGATCCCATCGTCCATTGA
- a CDS encoding FG-GAP-like repeat-containing protein, giving the protein MRALSLACGMILLLTVQAFGDVHTLATARNLGLAEYQNEEYARAAVHFREAVRLAPTSLDDRINLAISLLYARNHEPALADLNEARRLEPKSPHVAYLAGVTQARLDRFKEAGREFERLLSLDPLCVAAHYNLGVAFKKLGRLAEAAHQWEETIRLDPDHGPAHFQLFNYYTGRREALRAQRAFKEYMRTKEKGLGPGTSLSEVEKSRYMELIASPAMAKGNRSDEISVVFRDATAASGLAGIRAPFVRLADIDDDAFPDLIAGAQVYRNRNGRLAGPVIPPGIDPSRTNCADAADFNNDGKLDLVFCSGKRPLLLIGNGDFTFKEAKPLPECAAGTAPRHARFVDLDHEGDLDILVVCVAEKNASSRVLVLRNNGNETFADITHTSRIVAGKGAIVDLLFTDADFHNDIDVLLPSGQGDHRLFLNNRDGTFREMARKSGLSDMPGANFVVVGDINGDGAPDLILFGTDAVGIWNNVGDGRFIKDAGLRFPARTAQPTPPNFGVLADLDNDGDLDLLAFGSKSALYRNDGAGAWSEPEEASLQGLTIPPGKGNGTTADVDNDGDTDVIVASEGKIIYLRNDGGNANRSIRLRLFGRKNNMDGYGAKVWIKDGPFYLLRETFERWIDLGVGKRKKLDVVGLRWPTGITQNLLDVKVKEKEPLRFEERPGLAESCPFLFAFDGSGFRFITDILDTTPLGIQLVPGVPFEPNHREAVLIDGKRLREKNGLLSIRITQELAEITYLDRLRLHAFDHPKETRVIPGDRFSEPPYKPFTVYSVSQPSPPQTALDGAGHDIRRALIAADRVYAEDVKPVNPKYPGFTRLHEIVLDPGDPANSVRLWLFLRGTTLWPDASVNFAVAQNPEIATQAVALDVIGRDGRWLRVEDDIGLPAGVDKFLPVNLTGRIQHKDKRVRISTNLAVLWDQAFFGIDSNGASPRQETDLLPLRADLHYRGFSRIYSPDGKLPDLYRYEILQQVPPFENSHAGYFTAYGDVTELLYDADDRFVILAPGDEVAVDFPSAALPALQPGWVRDYVLDTGGWIKDGDFRTARPNTVEPLPFHGMSAYPPAKNYPDDKLHRRYLEDDQTRSLAAEGEKNGR; this is encoded by the coding sequence ATGAGGGCGTTGTCTCTTGCCTGTGGAATGATCCTCCTTTTGACGGTACAAGCGTTTGGAGATGTCCATACGCTTGCGACCGCGCGCAATCTCGGACTCGCCGAATATCAGAACGAGGAATACGCCCGTGCCGCGGTTCACTTTCGGGAGGCGGTCCGGCTTGCGCCCACCTCTCTGGACGACCGGATTAATCTCGCGATCTCGCTTCTCTACGCGCGCAACCATGAACCGGCGCTTGCCGACTTGAACGAGGCCAGACGCCTTGAACCGAAATCTCCCCACGTCGCGTACCTGGCCGGTGTGACGCAGGCGCGTCTTGACCGGTTTAAAGAAGCCGGAAGGGAGTTCGAAAGACTCTTGTCCCTCGATCCCCTCTGTGTCGCCGCGCATTACAATCTCGGTGTCGCGTTCAAGAAACTCGGTCGACTGGCGGAGGCCGCTCACCAATGGGAGGAGACCATCCGCCTCGATCCGGACCACGGGCCGGCGCATTTTCAGTTATTTAATTACTACACCGGCCGCCGTGAAGCGCTGCGGGCGCAGCGGGCCTTCAAGGAGTACATGCGAACGAAAGAAAAAGGTCTCGGGCCCGGGACCTCGTTGTCCGAGGTTGAAAAATCACGGTACATGGAATTGATCGCGTCACCGGCCATGGCGAAGGGGAACCGCTCGGATGAAATCTCCGTCGTGTTCAGGGATGCGACAGCCGCAAGCGGTCTCGCGGGAATCCGGGCCCCGTTCGTGCGTCTCGCCGACATTGATGACGATGCATTCCCCGATCTCATCGCGGGGGCTCAAGTTTATCGAAATCGCAACGGTCGTCTGGCTGGCCCGGTAATTCCCCCGGGGATCGATCCTTCCCGCACGAATTGTGCCGATGCCGCCGACTTCAACAACGATGGCAAGCTCGACCTCGTGTTCTGTTCGGGAAAACGGCCTCTGCTTCTGATCGGAAACGGCGATTTTACATTTAAGGAGGCGAAGCCGCTTCCGGAATGTGCGGCCGGGACGGCGCCTCGGCATGCGCGTTTCGTGGATCTCGACCATGAAGGAGATCTCGACATTCTCGTTGTGTGCGTCGCGGAGAAAAACGCCTCCTCGCGCGTTCTGGTTCTGCGAAACAACGGAAATGAAACGTTTGCGGACATCACTCACACCTCAAGAATCGTCGCGGGAAAAGGGGCGATCGTCGACCTGCTGTTCACGGACGCCGATTTCCACAACGACATCGACGTGCTTCTCCCTTCGGGCCAGGGAGATCACCGGCTTTTTCTCAATAATCGGGACGGAACATTTCGCGAGATGGCCCGGAAGTCGGGGCTTTCCGACATGCCTGGCGCTAACTTCGTGGTCGTAGGAGATATCAACGGCGATGGCGCGCCGGATCTTATCCTGTTCGGCACCGATGCCGTCGGAATCTGGAACAACGTCGGCGACGGCCGCTTCATAAAGGATGCCGGCTTGCGGTTTCCGGCTCGGACGGCACAACCCACTCCCCCGAATTTTGGCGTTCTTGCCGATTTGGACAACGACGGCGACTTGGATCTTCTGGCGTTTGGGTCGAAGAGCGCGCTGTATCGAAATGACGGCGCCGGAGCCTGGAGCGAGCCTGAGGAAGCATCCCTTCAAGGGTTGACGATCCCTCCCGGAAAAGGAAACGGGACAACCGCGGATGTCGATAACGATGGCGATACGGACGTCATCGTCGCATCCGAAGGAAAAATCATCTATTTGCGCAACGACGGGGGGAACGCGAACCGTTCGATTCGGCTTCGTCTCTTCGGCCGCAAGAACAATATGGACGGTTACGGTGCGAAAGTCTGGATCAAGGACGGACCGTTTTATCTTCTTCGTGAAACGTTTGAGCGTTGGATCGATCTTGGCGTCGGCAAGCGAAAGAAGTTGGATGTCGTCGGACTTCGTTGGCCGACCGGCATTACGCAAAATCTTCTCGATGTGAAGGTCAAAGAAAAGGAGCCGCTCCGGTTCGAAGAGCGGCCGGGGTTAGCCGAGTCGTGTCCGTTCCTATTCGCCTTTGACGGTTCCGGATTTCGATTTATTACGGATATTCTCGATACGACCCCGCTCGGAATTCAACTCGTTCCCGGAGTTCCGTTCGAACCCAACCATCGGGAGGCCGTACTCATCGACGGGAAACGGCTTCGCGAGAAAAACGGCCTTCTCTCGATCCGGATTACGCAGGAGTTGGCGGAGATCACGTATCTCGACCGCCTCCGCCTTCATGCTTTCGATCATCCGAAAGAAACCCGCGTCATTCCGGGAGACCGGTTTTCCGAGCCTCCGTACAAACCTTTCACGGTCTACAGCGTAAGCCAACCATCGCCACCACAGACGGCTCTCGACGGCGCGGGTCACGACATTCGCCGGGCGCTCATCGCTGCGGATCGGGTTTACGCGGAGGATGTAAAGCCGGTGAATCCGAAGTATCCCGGATTCACCCGGCTCCATGAGATCGTCCTCGATCCGGGAGATCCCGCCAACTCCGTTCGACTCTGGCTGTTCCTGCGTGGAACCACGCTCTGGCCGGATGCAAGCGTTAACTTCGCCGTCGCGCAGAACCCCGAGATCGCGACGCAGGCCGTGGCGTTGGATGTTATCGGTCGGGACGGCCGCTGGCTTCGGGTGGAAGACGATATCGGTCTTCCCGCCGGAGTGGACAAGTTCCTTCCGGTAAATCTGACGGGACGGATTCAGCATAAGGACAAACGCGTTCGGATCTCGACGAACCTGGCCGTCCTCTGGGATCAGGCCTTTTTTGGAATTGACTCGAATGGCGCCTCCCCTCGACAGGAGACGGACCTTCTCCCGCTCCGCGCCGACCTTCATTATCGCGGGTTCTCCCGGATCTACAGTCCGGATGGAAAACTTCCCGACCTCTACCGTTATGAAATCCTTCAACAGGTCCCCCCGTTCGAAAATTCTCATGCGGGGTACTTCACAGCGTACGGAGACGTGACCGAACTCCTTTACGACGCCGACGACCGGTTCGTCATTCTTGCACCCGGAGATGAAGTCGCCGTCGATTTTCCCTCGGCCGCACTCCCCGCGCTTCAGCCGGGCTGGGTGAGGGACTACGTTCTCGATACCGGGGGGTGGATCAAAGACGGCGATTTCCGAACCGCCCGTCCAAATACCGTCGAGCCGCTCCCTTTTCACGGTATGTCGGCGTATCCGCCGGCCAAAAATTACCCCGATGATAAACTTCACCGGCGATATCTTGAAGACGATCAAACGCGGTCATTGGCGGCGGAAGGAGAAAAAAATGGGAGATGA